The following are from one region of the Pocillopora verrucosa isolate sample1 chromosome 3, ASM3666991v2, whole genome shotgun sequence genome:
- the LOC131786534 gene encoding gamma-aminobutyric acid type B receptor subunit 2-like, with the protein MRSTRIFSTLGILCVVLSLECDANKTELIIGSLEISEDKDKGVQLGITTAIHVAKNSSSLKDFLEKYEIRIISYYTNGNEASSINSATYALRYRKGGFPLLLLGPQTSSEASTVLMIVRFYRKLMVTYLTTTSDDSEGRNPYGFTFAPAQLTYIKAILKIMNHFKWKRFAIVYDFLETQGLYVKNVESLMMNTDSEIIGHEAINTGEVNFRSRNQDIQDKLRKLKDLDSKIFYGAFTGRGASLIFCEVFKMGLFGPDFVWILHPNAGNVDQWALYADVERLKNRSGLCIKEQYQRVAERIFILDENIIYRSDENTTTASGLTLRQIFNTPDVGALSKSQKIRMTIAFDTMWGVMLALKESSKELPLKQNVDNFLGNRTITKTIKLKLRNVSFEGLTGAVSFTKNGETSGILIIRQYQADRRALVPIGEYHIIQDKFVVYDEVKDSLWKGNVE; encoded by the exons ATGAGGAGCACAAGGATCTTTTCCACCCTGGGTATTCTCTGTGTTGTTTTGTCACTTGAGTGTGACGCTAACAAGACAGAGCTCATAATTGGATCGCTGGAAATAAGCGAGGATAAAGATAAAGGGGTTCAACTTGGAATCACAACCGCCATCCATGTCGCTAAAAACTCTTCGAGCTTGAAAGATTTCCTCGAAAAGTACGAAATAAGGATCATTTCTTATTACACCAAC GGAAACGAAGCTTCTAGTATTAATTCCGCCACTTATGCCTTAAGGTACAGGAAGGGCGGATTCCCTTTGCTTCTGCTCGGACCTCAAACCTCTTCTGAGGCCTCCACGGTTCTTATGATCGTAAGATTTTACCGAAAGTTAATG GTTACGTATCTAACGACAACTAGCGATGACAGCGAGGGAAGGAATCCATACGGATTCACATTCGCTCCCGCACAACTTACCTACATCAAAGCTATTTTAAAGATAATGAATCACTTTAAATGGAAAAGATTCGCGATTGTTTATGATTTCCTGGAGACGCAAGGTCTTTATGTTAAG AATGTTGAAAGCCTTATGATGAACACTGACTCTGAGATAATTGGCCATGAAGCCATAAATACTGGTGAAGTTAATTTTAGAAGCAGAAACCAGGATATCCAAGACAAGCTTAGAAAACTAAAG gaTTTAGATTCCAAAATATTCTATGGGGCATTCACTGGCAGAGGAGCGTCGCTGATATTTTGCGAG GTATTCAAAATGGGTTTGTTTGGACCAGACTTTGTTTGGATCTTGCATCCGAATGCTGGAAACGTCGATCAATGGGCTCTGTACGCCGATGTTGAAAGATTAAAGAACCGGTCTGGCCTTTGTATTAAAGAACAATACCAACGAGTGGCAGAGAGAATTTTCATACTCGACGAAAACATCATCTATCgcagtgatgagaatacaaCTACTGCCTCAGGTTTG aCTTTAAGACAAATATTCAATACTCCAGATGTGGGAGCCTTAAGCAAATCACAGAAAATCAGAATGACCATTGCGTTTGATACAATGTGGGGCGTTATGCTGGCTTTGAAAGAAAGCAGCAAGGAACTGCCTCTGAAACAGAATGTGGACAATTTCTTGGGAAATCGAACAATAACGAAAACCATAAAACTCAAATTACGTAATGTCAGCTTTGAAGGACTCACG GGAGCTGTTTCATTTACTAAGAATGGGGAAACAAGTGGAATCTTAATTATAAGGCAATATCAAG CCGATAGAAGGGCGCTGGTTCCCATTGGTGAGTACCACATAATACAAGATAAATTCGTGGTATATGATGAAGTCAAAGACTCTTTGTGGAAAGGTAACGTTGAGTAG